The sequence GCGACTTCTTTGGCAAGCGGCAGCACGGTCTGCCGGAGCTGCGACTGGCAGATATGGTGGAGGATATGGACACCCTGCGCCTGTGCCGGGACTGTGCAGACACCATTTTGGCCGACGACCCCAATCTGGACAAACCGGAAAATCAGCCGCTGCTGACGGAAACGCAGGATCTGTTCCGCCGTAGCACCACATAAGAAACAAAGCAGACAGTGATTGCGATCACTGCCTGCTTTTTTCTATAATGCTGTGGTAAAGGTGTAGCCCTGGCTGCGGATACTGTCAATGGCCTGACCTAAAATCTCCGCATTGGTGGGACTGACGGCATGAAGTAGGAAGATGGCGCCCGGGTGGGTGCTCTCTGTCACCTTTTGCAGCGCCGCTGCCGGTTCCGCCACATTTTGGGTATCCCAATCTGCATAGGCAAAGCTCCAAAAGATACTCTTGTAGCCCAGCTCCTGTGCCAGCGCCAGCGTGTCCTCGCTAAACTCCCCCTTTGGAAAGCGGAAGTAAGTCATCTTGTACTGATAATTCTTCTCCATATACCGGTGCAGCACGGTGATCTCCTCTGTGGCTGCCGCGCGGGTCACCTCGTCCATAGTCAGGTGGCGATAGGTGTGGTTGCCCACTACATGACCCTCGGCAATCATGCGCTTGATCAGCGCCGGGTTTTGGCTGGCAAAGTCATAGGTCACAAAGAATATAGCATGGACTTGCTTCTCCTTTAGCGTGTCCAATATCTTGCCGCTGTATCCGTTCTCATACCCCTCGTCAAAGGTCAGGCACAACTGCTTTTTATTGTCCAGCAAGAAGCGAGCGTCCAGCGCGCCAAACTGCTTTTGCAGCCGTTCCGGCTCCTGCGGTCTGGCGTGGTCGGTAATGTTGCCCGGCCCCCACACCACCTTTTCCTTGCTGTAACTGCGGCTGCCCACATTGGTGGGGCGCACGGTGGTGTCCGCCGTCTTGGTCGCAGTGGTGGCAGAGGTGGTACTGGTGCCCGGATCGCCGGTTTGGTTCTCATTCTTTGCATTGCCCCGGCAGCCGGTAAACAGTACGGTGATCAGCGCTAAAGCCAGCAGCAAACTGCTGCATTTTTTGAGCATAAAAAACTCCCCTTTCAGCAATAGGTTGTGCTGAAAAGGGAGCAAATTCACCTGTTAAATTTTGATTAGCGAAAATTGGCGATGTTTGCAAAAACTGCAAATCATTCGTTAATAATATTCCACCCGGCGCGCAAAATGCCCTCATCCTTGCCAATGCGGTTAAGTACATTCTCAATGGCCTCATCGTTCTTCTTGGCGGCAGACACATAAGCGCGGATTTTGGTATTGCCGTCGTCCGTCTCCGAGGACTCCAAATTGTGCAAAATAATATCCCGCGCGTCCTTCAAAGCACTCATTAAATGGGCGCGAATATCCACCTCAAAGTTATCCAAACAGGTCACTGAGATTTTGTACATACACTCATCTTTGGCCCGCTTTTCTTTATCATAGCTGCGCAGCTTGTTAATCTTGTTGCTTAGCGGATGCAGCACCAGGTGCATCACCACCACAACCGCTGCCACAATCACCGCATACAGCACCTTGGGCAGGGTGCACAGAATGCCGATGGCCGCCGTGGTCCAAATGGTAGCGGCAGTGGACAGCCCGCGAATGTTGGTGCCGTCCCGCAAAATCAGGCCGGCGCCTAAAAAGCCCACACCGCTGACCACCTGGGCAGCCACACGGGTCAGGTCCGTGTTGTCCTGGTGGATCACAAAGGAAAACGCCGTGTAGGCATACGCCCCCACACACACGATCACATTGGTAAGTATACCCGCCTGGTGCTTGGTCCACTGGCGCTCCAGGCCTACAAAGAAGCCCAGAATAATGGCCAGCGCCAGTCGAATGGAAAACCCGGACAACGCCGTAATATCCATCAAATGCGCATAGCGTTCCATTTTAAATTAAGCCTCCGCTTTCTCTTCTGCCTCCTGGGCAGATTTTTGTTTTAAGTAAGCATTGATAAAGCCGTCAATATCCCCATCCATCACGGCGGTGATATTGCCCATCTCGAACCCGGTACGGTGATCCTTGGCCAGGGTATAGGGCATAAATACATAGGAACGAATTTGGGAGCCCCAGGCAATCTCTTTTTGATCGCCCTTAATGTCCTCAATGCGTTCCAAATTCTCCCGCTCTTTGATCTCCACCAGCTTGGACTTGAGCATACGCATGGCCACTTCCCGGTTTTGGTGCTGGCTGCGCTCAATCTGGCAGCTGACCACGATCCCGGTGGGAATATGGGTCAAGCGCACGGCAGAGGAGGTCTTGTTGACCTTTTGACCGCCGGCACCGGAAGCACGGTACACATCCATCTTAATATCTTCTTCACGGATCTCCACATTCACATCGTCGTCAATCTCCGGCATCACTTCAACGGACGCAAAGGAGGTATGCCGCCGACCGGAAGAGTCAAAGGGAGACACCCGCACCAAGCGGTGAATACCCATCTCGCCTTTTAAATAACCGTAGGCGTTCTCGCCCTCTACTAAAATCGTGGCGCTCTT comes from Oscillospiraceae bacterium and encodes:
- a CDS encoding polysaccharide deacetylase family protein — its product is MLKKCSSLLLALALITVLFTGCRGNAKNENQTGDPGTSTTSATTATKTADTTVRPTNVGSRSYSKEKVVWGPGNITDHARPQEPERLQKQFGALDARFLLDNKKQLCLTFDEGYENGYSGKILDTLKEKQVHAIFFVTYDFASQNPALIKRMIAEGHVVGNHTYRHLTMDEVTRAAATEEITVLHRYMEKNYQYKMTYFRFPKGEFSEDTLALAQELGYKSIFWSFAYADWDTQNVAEPAAALQKVTESTHPGAIFLLHAVSPTNAEILGQAIDSIRSQGYTFTTAL
- a CDS encoding MgtC/SapB family protein produces the protein MERYAHLMDITALSGFSIRLALAIILGFFVGLERQWTKHQAGILTNVIVCVGAYAYTAFSFVIHQDNTDLTRVAAQVVSGVGFLGAGLILRDGTNIRGLSTAATIWTTAAIGILCTLPKVLYAVIVAAVVVVMHLVLHPLSNKINKLRSYDKEKRAKDECMYKISVTCLDNFEVDIRAHLMSALKDARDIILHNLESSETDDGNTKIRAYVSAAKKNDEAIENVLNRIGKDEGILRAGWNIINE
- the prfB gene encoding peptide chain release factor 2, which encodes MVEFEELRLRLLDSEKPIENLKEALAIDSLKAEVEVLEKESAAPDFWDDMENSQKVMQKIGSLKAKVTGYESLKSDYEDALVMIELADEEGDLSLLDDCTASVKDIETRVEDMTLSTLLSGEFDGKNALLTFHAGAGGTEAQDWAEMLFRMYNRWGERHGYKVSTLDYLDGDVAGIKSATILVEGENAYGYLKGEMGIHRLVRVSPFDSSGRRHTSFASVEVMPEIDDDVNVEIREEDIKMDVYRASGAGGQKVNKTSSAVRLTHIPTGIVVSCQIERSQHQNREVAMRMLKSKLVEIKERENLERIEDIKGDQKEIAWGSQIRSYVFMPYTLAKDHRTGFEMGNITAVMDGDIDGFINAYLKQKSAQEAEEKAEA